GGTCGGTTCGAACATGCCGGCCAGCGTGCCGGACAATGTCAGCGTGATCGACCACTTCTGCCCGCTGGAAGAAGTCGCGCGGCTGGTGGCCAGCGCCGACCTGCTGGTACACGCCGGCGACCAGGAAACCTTCGGCCTGGTCATTCTCGAAGCCATGGCCAGCGCTACACCCGTAGTGGCAGTCAGGGCCGGCGCCTTCAGCGAGATCATCAACGAACAGTGCGGCCGTCTGTGCCGTGCCAACGATGGCCAGGCCATGGCCATGGCAGTGCGCGAAGCGTTCGAAGCCGGCGTGCGCAAGCTCGGCGCCCAGGCCCGACAACATGTCGAGCAGCACTACTCGTGGGACAACGTCGTGACCGGCCTGCTCCAGCATTACCAGGCGGTGCTAGGCCATCAGCCGCTGGTGCGCGCCCATGGCTGAGGCCGGAGGCGAGTCGCGCAGCGTGATGCTGGTGCTGCACGACATCGCGCCGGAAACCTGGCCGGACTACCAGCCGTTCGTCCAGGCGGTCGACGAGATAGGCAATGTGCCGATGACCTGGCTGGTGGTGCCTGACTTTCATCACCGAAACCCCCTGGCCCGCTCACCTACCTTCTGCCGCTTGCTAGAAAGGCGCCTGGCGCGAGGTGACGAACTTGCCCTGCACGGTTTCTACCACGCCGACGACGGCCCCTCGCCCCGCAGCCTGGGCGAGTACTTCATGCGCCGCCTGTATACCCACGAGGGTGAGTTCTATGGCCTCGACAAGGCCCAAGCGCTGCAGCGCCTGGAAGATGGGCTGGCCCTGTTCGACCGCCAGGGCTGGCCGGTGGCCGGTTTCGTCGCCCCGGCCTGGCTGATGAGCCAGGGCACGCGCCAGGCCCTGCGCCAACTGCCGCTGCGCTACACCAGCACTCCACAGCACTTGTATCGCCTGCCCGACTTCACGGCCTTCGAAGCGCCCGGCCTGGTCTGGAGCGCACGCAGCGCCTGGCGGCGAGGGGTTTCGCAAGTGGTCTGCAACTGGCAACAGCGGCGCTGGCACGAGGCCCAGACCTTGCGCCTGGGCCTGCACCCGGTGGACATGCGCCACCGCTCGTCACGCAACTATTGGCTGGCCACGCTGGAGAACCTGTTGCTCCAGGGCCGGGAACCGTTGACCAAGTCGGCCTGGCTGGAGCGCCAGGTGCTCGCATGAATCGCCTGGCCTGGCTAGGACTGGCACTGCTCTGCGCCCTACTGGTGCCGGCCCTGCTCGGCGGCACAGAACTGCTGCCCAGGCTCCAGGCGTTCGACCCCGGCCTGATGTTCACATTGTTGGGCATGATTCTACTGTGCTGGATGATCAACGCTATGCGCCTGCGCCTGTTGCTAGGCCAGCAAGGGGCCCGGCTGGGGCACATGCGCAGCCTGGGCGTGGTCATGGCTACCGAATTCGCCATCTGCACCACCCCCGGCGGCAGCGGCGGGCCGTTGACGCTGATGGCCTTGCTCGCGCGCGACCGGATCGGCCCTGCGCGCAGTGGTGCGGTGTTCGCCATGGATCAACTGAACGACTTGCTGTTCTTTTTCTGCGCGATGCTGGCCATCGCCGGCTATGCGCTGTTCCATAGCCTGGGGCGTAGCCAGGAGAGCCTGTTGCTGGGCAGCGCCTTGCTGCTGTGCACGGCCCTGGCGGGTGTTTTGGCGCTGCTGCGATATCGGCGTGCATTGATGCGCTTCAACGGCCGTCTGTTGCAGCGCCTGGGCATGGCACCACGACGCAAACGGCGCTGGGCGCGCAAGCTGTTGCACTTCATTGCAGCCCTGGCCCAGACGTGGCGGCTGCCCAAGCGTACCCTGGCACTGGTATTCACCCTGACCTGTGCGCACTGGAGCCTGCGCTACAGCGTGCTGTACCTGGTATTGAAGGGGCTGGGCGTAGAGCTCTCGTGGGTGCCGAGCTTTCTCGTGCAGATGCTGTCGCTGAGCGCCGGACAATTCAGCCTGATGCCAGGCGGAGCTGGGGCCGCGGAACTGACGTCAGCAAGCCTGCTGGCGCCGATGGTCGGCAGCTCGACAGCCGCGGCGGCAATCCTGATCTGGCGTGCGGTTACTTACTATTTTTATCTGCTGGCGGGCGGGCCGGTGTTCGTTTGCCTGCTGGCACGTCCGCTGCTTGAACGTTGGCGGGGTCAGGCGGGTTGAGCTGGCGCCAGAGTTCGGCGGCTTCGGGGAAGTCGGTGCCGTCTTCGTCGCTCAGTGCCTCGGGGTCGTAGCGGGCGAGGCAGCCTTCACCAAGGGTGGGGGGAGGTGTGGCAGCGGGCCTGTTGCGGGAATTTGCCATGGGAACTCCTTGAGGGCGCCATGCGCCTCAATCGCCGGCAAGCCGGCGATCAGGCTGCGAAGCGGCCCTATGCTCGAATCAGTCGAACACCACGGTCTTGTTGCCGTGCACCAGTACCCGGTCTTCCAGGTGATAACGCAGGCCACGGGCCAGCACCATCTTTTCGACATCGCGGCCGAAGCGGACCATGTCCTCGATGCTGTCGGCGTGGCTCACGCGTACCACGTCCTGTTCGATGATCGGGCCGGCATCCAGCTCTTCGGTCACGTAGTGGCAGGTAGCGCCGATCAGTTTCACACCGCGCAAGGCAGCTTGGTGATACGGCTTGGCACCGACGAAGGACGGCAGGAAGCTGTGGTGGATGTTGATGACCTTCTCGGCGTAATCCTGGCACAGCTGCGGCGGCAGGATCTGCATGTAACGCGCCAGCACCACCACGTCAGCCGCATGCTCCTGGACCAGGCGCGACACTTCGGCGAACGCCGGCGCCTTGTCTTTTGGGTCGACCGGTACATGGAAGAACGGAATGCCATGCCACTCGACCATGCTGCGCAGGTCGTTGTGGTTGGAAATCACGCACGGAATCTCGCAATCCAGTTCGTCGGTGTGCCAACGGTGCAGCAAGTCGGCCAGGCAGTGCGATTCACGGCTAGCCATCAGCACCACGCGCTTCTTTTGCGCCGAATCGGTAATCCGCCAAGTCATGGAGAACTCCTCGGCGATAGGTGCAAAGGCTTCGCGGAAGGCCTCGATACCGAACGGCAACGATTC
The Pseudomonas sp. KU43P genome window above contains:
- a CDS encoding DUF2334 domain-containing protein, which encodes MAEAGGESRSVMLVLHDIAPETWPDYQPFVQAVDEIGNVPMTWLVVPDFHHRNPLARSPTFCRLLERRLARGDELALHGFYHADDGPSPRSLGEYFMRRLYTHEGEFYGLDKAQALQRLEDGLALFDRQGWPVAGFVAPAWLMSQGTRQALRQLPLRYTSTPQHLYRLPDFTAFEAPGLVWSARSAWRRGVSQVVCNWQQRRWHEAQTLRLGLHPVDMRHRSSRNYWLATLENLLLQGREPLTKSAWLERQVLA
- a CDS encoding lysylphosphatidylglycerol synthase transmembrane domain-containing protein, producing MNRLAWLGLALLCALLVPALLGGTELLPRLQAFDPGLMFTLLGMILLCWMINAMRLRLLLGQQGARLGHMRSLGVVMATEFAICTTPGGSGGPLTLMALLARDRIGPARSGAVFAMDQLNDLLFFFCAMLAIAGYALFHSLGRSQESLLLGSALLLCTALAGVLALLRYRRALMRFNGRLLQRLGMAPRRKRRWARKLLHFIAALAQTWRLPKRTLALVFTLTCAHWSLRYSVLYLVLKGLGVELSWVPSFLVQMLSLSAGQFSLMPGGAGAAELTSASLLAPMVGSSTAAAAILIWRAVTYYFYLLAGGPVFVCLLARPLLERWRGQAG
- the purU gene encoding formyltetrahydrofolate deformylase, which produces MRTYRLVIACPDRVGIVAKVSNFLALYNGWINEASHHSDEQSGWFFMRHEIRAESLPFGIEAFREAFAPIAEEFSMTWRITDSAQKKRVVLMASRESHCLADLLHRWHTDELDCEIPCVISNHNDLRSMVEWHGIPFFHVPVDPKDKAPAFAEVSRLVQEHAADVVVLARYMQILPPQLCQDYAEKVINIHHSFLPSFVGAKPYHQAALRGVKLIGATCHYVTEELDAGPIIEQDVVRVSHADSIEDMVRFGRDVEKMVLARGLRYHLEDRVLVHGNKTVVFD